The following proteins are co-located in the Synechococcus sp. PROS-U-1 genome:
- a CDS encoding sigma-70 family RNA polymerase sigma factor, producing the protein MISQRHLRQESRRVLPPCIARRNQQVLEHLGLAHCAARRQQQRGPEEFDDLIQESRFGLIRGLDLFDPQRGIRPSSYLLSRATGQILHYRRDRSRTIRIPWRLRDLYAAGKKIQRDREQNQEPALSDQALAAELSVRPERWAAAVQSHGASQVFDLSASHMEPTQPCEDDEQLSWLKSVMHQLEGTPGMVVQAHLIERKSIKDLSEALNCSRASLRIHLKVGLKLLRQWAQRDGLMPIQTS; encoded by the coding sequence TTGATTTCACAACGTCACCTGCGCCAGGAATCCCGCCGCGTGCTGCCCCCCTGCATTGCGCGGCGCAATCAACAGGTGCTTGAACACCTCGGTCTGGCCCACTGCGCAGCCCGTCGCCAACAGCAACGCGGGCCTGAAGAATTTGACGACCTCATTCAGGAGTCGCGGTTTGGGTTGATTCGAGGTCTTGATCTGTTTGATCCACAACGGGGCATCCGACCCAGCAGCTATCTCCTTTCTCGAGCCACAGGTCAGATCCTTCATTACCGCCGCGATCGATCTCGAACGATCCGAATTCCCTGGAGGTTGCGGGATCTGTACGCCGCAGGGAAGAAGATTCAACGCGATCGCGAACAGAACCAGGAACCTGCCCTCAGTGATCAGGCTCTTGCCGCAGAACTGTCTGTACGCCCTGAACGGTGGGCCGCTGCCGTTCAGAGCCATGGGGCTAGCCAGGTCTTCGACCTGAGTGCCAGCCATATGGAACCAACACAACCTTGCGAGGACGATGAGCAACTGAGCTGGCTGAAGAGCGTGATGCACCAGCTGGAGGGCACGCCAGGCATGGTTGTACAGGCCCACTTGATCGAACGCAAGAGCATCAAAGACCTCTCTGAAGCCTTGAACTGCAGCCGTGCCTCCTTGCGGATTCATCTGAAAGTGGGACTGAAGCTCCTGAGGCAATGGGCCCAGCGCGATGGTCTGATGCCTATCCAGACAAGCTGA
- a CDS encoding PCP reductase family protein, with amino-acid sequence MLRFQPVGPLVPQFGTFVPEYGSNGFGRMDWQPDALAALKKDVPFFVRPAVRKRVEAMANSEGRSDIDLSFYQSAKQAMAPS; translated from the coding sequence ATGCTTCGCTTTCAACCGGTCGGCCCTTTGGTGCCGCAATTCGGCACTTTCGTGCCGGAGTATGGGAGCAACGGTTTTGGACGGATGGACTGGCAACCAGATGCCCTGGCAGCCCTCAAAAAAGATGTTCCTTTCTTCGTGCGTCCTGCAGTCCGCAAACGCGTTGAGGCGATGGCGAATTCAGAAGGACGCTCTGACATCGATCTGAGCTTCTACCAGTCCGCAAAGCAGGCGATGGCGCCGAGTTGA
- a CDS encoding GDSL-type esterase/lipase family protein has product MSGANDAPRQLIILGDSGVHGWGDREEGGWCQRLRMRWMNLPGAPVVYPLGVRGDGLERVASRWRSEWSCRGELRRQTPGGLLLSVGLNDTARVGRVDGRPQLDVDAFSFGMGQLLSEMTREIQVFVLGLTAVDEPVMPFAGCLWYSNEQIKATEAAMAEQCREADVPFLPVHQEMQGEHDWLTWMEPDGLHLNSEGHRWLDQRLDQWAPLRQWAGLAPLNTSTPIKM; this is encoded by the coding sequence ATGAGCGGTGCAAACGACGCCCCTCGTCAGTTGATCATTCTTGGGGACAGCGGTGTGCATGGCTGGGGCGACCGTGAAGAGGGCGGTTGGTGTCAGAGGCTGCGCATGCGCTGGATGAATCTCCCAGGAGCACCAGTGGTCTATCCACTGGGCGTGCGTGGAGATGGTTTGGAACGTGTCGCGTCCCGTTGGCGCAGCGAGTGGTCCTGTCGCGGCGAACTGCGCCGCCAGACACCTGGCGGTCTTCTGCTCAGTGTCGGGCTGAATGACACCGCAAGAGTTGGGCGGGTGGACGGCAGACCGCAGCTGGATGTGGATGCCTTTTCCTTCGGCATGGGTCAGCTGCTCAGTGAGATGACGCGGGAAATCCAGGTGTTTGTTCTTGGTCTCACCGCTGTCGATGAACCCGTCATGCCCTTCGCCGGCTGTCTCTGGTACAGCAATGAGCAGATCAAGGCAACGGAAGCCGCCATGGCAGAACAGTGTCGCGAAGCTGACGTGCCCTTCCTCCCCGTGCATCAGGAGATGCAGGGGGAGCACGACTGGTTGACCTGGATGGAACCCGACGGGCTTCATCTCAATTCCGAAGGACACCGCTGGCTGGACCAGCGCCTGGATCAGTGGGCGCCGTTACGCCAATGGGCCGGACTCGCTCCACTTAACACATCAACACCTATCAAGATGTAA
- a CDS encoding ABC transporter permease, with product MALRITLKPALPLLPLLPGLSLLGMLAVLVRDAHGGGLPLLQQFAAAAVQPSMDPLVLSSLLNGLQITVFISLLSWGISSVAGVVLGFLSSRSVWDILAGVSWPAVLLRRCMAPLRAIHELIWGLLLLQVFGLNGWVAVCAIAIPYSVLMARVIADQVDCHVSPAIPMLKGTGATPWAVILTGLAPPLAQPICDHLGHRLDCALRSALILGVFGLGGLGTDLSLSLRSLQFQEMWSGLWLLAIAMVVLDRLLRMLRTWSRMLFLPVISPLIAIAWGAHLNLQLSWPVGQWSALFGNVMDGASGLSAALEISWPGVIAATLWITVIACCIATGLPPLLLLVWPSQTSLHLQDVVWGALRLLPAPLTALLLLMLVKPSLALAGLALGLHHSGVMGRVLMDEIRSTGMGSAQTLKSCGASSRVSWLYGPLADVSRSYLTYATYRMDVILRDTAIIGLVGGAGLGWQLMEALSSFHWWLVLWIVLMSAVLTLLGESLGERLQGCWNSRAMAL from the coding sequence ATGGCTTTACGCATCACCCTGAAGCCGGCACTGCCGCTGCTGCCTCTGCTGCCTGGCCTCAGCCTGCTTGGAATGCTGGCTGTTCTGGTGCGGGATGCGCATGGCGGAGGGCTGCCTCTACTGCAGCAATTCGCTGCAGCAGCGGTGCAGCCCTCCATGGATCCCCTTGTTCTGAGCAGCTTGCTGAATGGACTGCAGATCACTGTTTTCATCTCCCTGCTGTCGTGGGGAATCAGCAGCGTTGCTGGCGTGGTTCTGGGATTCCTGAGCTCCAGATCAGTTTGGGACATCCTGGCTGGGGTGAGCTGGCCAGCTGTGCTTCTGCGGCGCTGCATGGCACCCCTCCGAGCCATTCATGAATTGATTTGGGGACTGCTGCTCCTGCAGGTGTTCGGACTGAATGGCTGGGTTGCTGTCTGCGCCATTGCCATTCCCTACTCAGTTCTGATGGCAAGGGTCATTGCCGATCAGGTGGACTGTCACGTCTCCCCTGCCATCCCGATGCTCAAGGGAACCGGAGCCACACCATGGGCCGTCATCCTGACCGGCTTGGCGCCTCCTCTGGCTCAACCGATCTGCGACCATCTTGGCCATCGTCTCGACTGCGCACTTCGGTCAGCCCTCATTCTGGGTGTTTTCGGTCTTGGAGGCTTGGGCACAGACCTCAGCCTCAGCCTGAGGTCGCTGCAATTTCAAGAGATGTGGAGCGGCCTATGGCTGCTGGCCATCGCCATGGTGGTTCTGGACCGGCTCCTCCGGATGCTCCGAACCTGGTCACGCATGCTGTTTCTTCCAGTGATCAGCCCCTTGATCGCCATCGCCTGGGGTGCGCACCTGAATCTGCAGTTGTCCTGGCCTGTTGGCCAGTGGTCGGCACTCTTTGGGAACGTCATGGACGGGGCCAGTGGATTGTCTGCTGCCTTGGAGATCTCCTGGCCAGGGGTGATCGCGGCAACGTTGTGGATCACGGTGATCGCCTGTTGCATTGCCACCGGCTTGCCCCCGCTTCTGCTCTTGGTCTGGCCCAGTCAGACCAGCCTTCACCTGCAGGACGTGGTGTGGGGCGCGCTTCGACTCCTCCCCGCACCACTCACGGCACTGCTGCTGCTGATGTTGGTTAAACCAAGTCTGGCGTTGGCAGGGCTGGCCCTTGGGCTTCATCACAGTGGTGTGATGGGACGGGTGCTGATGGACGAGATCCGCAGCACGGGCATGGGTTCTGCTCAAACACTGAAATCCTGCGGCGCATCCTCCCGCGTCAGCTGGCTCTACGGCCCCCTGGCTGATGTCAGCCGCTCTTACCTCACCTATGCGACTTATCGAATGGATGTGATCCTGCGCGACACCGCGATCATCGGACTCGTCGGCGGGGCAGGCCTTGGCTGGCAGCTGATGGAAGCCCTCAGTTCCTTTCACTGGTGGTTGGTGCTCTGGATTGTGCTGATGTCTGCCGTGCTGACACTGCTGGGCGAGAGTTTGGGGGAACGTCTTCAGGGGTGCTGGAACAGCCGAGCCATGGCGTTATGA
- a CDS encoding phosphonate ABC transporter ATP-binding protein, with protein MTSLLELNQACLGQRLQPISVTLRADQRVVLLGASGAGKTTFLKLCNGSLQPDTGSVHWCGQPVQHLARRQQRRIGTLWQDLRLVEELSVIQNINSGALGRHGLLWALRNLMGSLEQESCLALMRLVNLDGALMNQPVRELSGGQRQRVALARLLRQIPEMVLADEPLSALDPTLADDVLNTLLRSSGCLISLHRPDLIHRFERVLGLRDGALVIDAPPEAIHRDQLEWLYASP; from the coding sequence TTGACATCTCTGCTGGAGCTGAACCAGGCCTGCCTGGGCCAACGGCTTCAACCGATCAGCGTCACGCTTCGTGCTGACCAGCGTGTGGTTCTGCTTGGTGCCAGTGGTGCCGGCAAAACCACATTTCTGAAGCTTTGCAATGGGTCCCTGCAACCCGACACAGGATCAGTGCACTGGTGTGGGCAACCCGTTCAACACCTAGCTCGCCGACAACAACGGCGTATCGGCACCCTCTGGCAGGACCTCCGCCTGGTGGAGGAGCTGAGTGTCATCCAGAACATCAACAGTGGCGCCCTCGGACGCCATGGTCTGCTCTGGGCTCTGCGGAACTTGATGGGCTCCCTGGAGCAGGAAAGCTGTCTTGCGTTAATGAGGCTGGTGAATCTTGACGGTGCTCTGATGAATCAGCCCGTTCGTGAGCTCTCGGGGGGGCAGCGCCAGCGGGTGGCCCTGGCCCGTTTACTGCGCCAGATTCCTGAGATGGTTCTGGCTGACGAGCCCCTCTCAGCTCTTGATCCCACCCTTGCCGATGATGTCCTCAATACGCTTCTGCGTTCGTCGGGATGTCTGATCAGCCTGCATCGCCCGGACCTAATTCACAGATTTGAGCGGGTTCTGGGGCTCCGTGACGGCGCCCTAGTGATCGATGCACCACCGGAAGCGATCCATCGCGATCAGTTGGAATGGCTTTACGCATCACCCTGA
- a CDS encoding putative selenate ABC transporter substrate-binding protein translates to MSVRKQQAVAANSLIAGLVIAVSVSSCGTPQKTSEQSALRIGAIPDQNPEKLNRLYGTLSEELSEKLEVPVSYAPVSNYAAAVSAFRTGSLDLVWFGGLTGVQARLQTPGARVLAQRDIDAEFTSVFIANGASGLRPFTSADQLVELKGRRLAFGSESSTSGRLMPQYFMGENSVKPEDLAGGGPGFSGSHDATIAVVQSGAYDVGALNSQVWRSNVDAGRVDPDKVTVIWETPPYVDYHWVVRPDLDQRFGDGFTDKVQSALLELSSETPTGATVLELFGAERFIPAQNEDYEMIEEVGRQLGKIR, encoded by the coding sequence ATGTCTGTACGAAAACAGCAGGCAGTGGCGGCCAACAGCCTGATCGCAGGTCTGGTCATTGCCGTCAGTGTGAGCAGTTGCGGTACACCTCAAAAAACGAGTGAGCAGAGTGCGCTGCGGATCGGTGCCATTCCCGACCAGAACCCTGAAAAGCTGAATCGGCTTTACGGCACCTTGTCGGAAGAACTCAGCGAAAAGCTGGAGGTTCCCGTCAGCTATGCGCCAGTCAGCAATTACGCGGCGGCGGTCAGTGCCTTCCGCACTGGCAGCCTTGATCTTGTGTGGTTCGGGGGGCTCACCGGAGTACAGGCAAGGCTGCAGACGCCTGGAGCCCGCGTTCTGGCGCAACGGGATATCGATGCTGAGTTCACCAGCGTGTTCATTGCCAATGGCGCCAGTGGTTTGCGCCCTTTCACCAGTGCTGACCAACTGGTTGAACTCAAGGGACGCCGACTGGCCTTCGGTTCAGAAAGCTCGACTTCAGGTCGCCTGATGCCGCAGTACTTCATGGGGGAAAACAGCGTCAAGCCTGAGGATCTTGCAGGGGGTGGTCCGGGCTTCAGCGGCAGCCACGACGCCACCATTGCTGTGGTTCAAAGCGGTGCTTACGACGTGGGTGCCTTGAACTCGCAGGTCTGGCGCAGCAACGTGGATGCGGGCCGCGTTGACCCAGACAAAGTGACAGTCATCTGGGAAACCCCTCCCTACGTCGATTACCACTGGGTTGTGCGCCCTGATCTTGATCAACGCTTTGGTGATGGCTTCACCGACAAAGTGCAGTCTGCGCTTTTGGAGTTGTCGTCTGAAACGCCCACAGGCGCCACAGTCCTGGAGTTGTTCGGGGCGGAACGCTTCATCCCTGCTCAGAACGAGGACTACGAGATGATCGAAGAAGTGGGTCGCCAGCTCGGAAAGATCCGTTGA
- a CDS encoding pyridoxal phosphate-dependent aminotransferase has protein sequence MPRPPELSDRAVALKPSLTLEISAKAKALRDSGQDICSLSAGEPDFNTPPFIVEAAQRAMASGFTRYGPAAGDPELRAALALKLSVENRIPTQPEQVLITNGGKQAIYNLFQVLLNPGDEVLLSSPYWLSYPEMAALAGASTTIVPTKADEGFQLDLDLLEQHITPRSRLLVINSPGNPSGRVMPRAELEALAELVARHPQLLVMSDEIYEYLLADGQQHCSFAAVAEDIRERCFTVNGFAKGWAMTGWRLGYLAGDAAVIKAASALQSQSTSNVCSFAQRGALAAIEGSRDCVREMAISYNHRRTLLTEGLLALDGITLTPPQGAFYAFPRLPDGAPDSMEFCRQALEQEGLAVVPGLAFGDNRCIRLSCAVADETINEGLKRLKRLLSAF, from the coding sequence ATGCCACGCCCGCCAGAACTTTCCGATCGGGCCGTGGCCCTGAAACCGTCCTTGACGCTGGAGATCAGTGCCAAGGCCAAAGCGCTCCGCGACAGTGGCCAAGACATTTGCAGCCTCAGTGCCGGAGAGCCTGACTTCAACACACCCCCGTTCATCGTTGAAGCTGCCCAGCGGGCCATGGCATCCGGCTTCACCCGTTACGGCCCCGCAGCAGGCGATCCAGAGCTCCGTGCCGCGCTCGCTCTCAAACTGAGCGTCGAAAACAGAATCCCAACCCAACCTGAGCAGGTTCTGATCACCAACGGCGGGAAGCAGGCGATCTACAACCTGTTCCAGGTGCTGCTGAATCCCGGCGATGAGGTGCTGCTCTCTTCGCCTTACTGGCTGAGCTATCCGGAGATGGCTGCGTTGGCTGGTGCCAGCACAACCATCGTCCCCACAAAAGCCGATGAGGGATTCCAGCTGGATCTCGACCTGCTGGAGCAGCACATCACCCCCCGCAGCCGTCTTCTGGTGATCAATTCACCCGGAAACCCCAGCGGTCGGGTGATGCCACGGGCCGAACTCGAGGCTCTGGCCGAACTGGTGGCCCGTCACCCCCAGCTGTTGGTGATGAGCGATGAGATCTATGAATATCTCCTGGCTGACGGCCAACAGCACTGCAGCTTTGCTGCGGTTGCCGAAGACATCCGCGAGCGTTGCTTCACCGTGAACGGGTTTGCCAAAGGCTGGGCCATGACGGGCTGGCGCTTGGGATATCTCGCCGGTGATGCTGCGGTGATCAAGGCCGCCTCAGCCCTGCAAAGCCAAAGCACCAGCAATGTATGCAGCTTTGCCCAACGGGGTGCCTTGGCTGCAATTGAGGGCTCAAGAGACTGCGTTCGCGAGATGGCGATCAGTTACAACCACCGGCGCACGTTGCTCACAGAAGGGCTCTTAGCGCTGGATGGCATCACGTTGACCCCACCCCAGGGGGCCTTCTATGCCTTCCCGCGCCTGCCGGACGGGGCACCTGACTCCATGGAGTTCTGTCGACAAGCTCTCGAGCAGGAAGGCCTGGCGGTCGTTCCAGGCCTCGCCTTCGGCGATAACAGGTGCATCCGTCTGTCATGTGCCGTAGCGGATGAGACGATCAACGAAGGACTGAAACGACTGAAGCGATTGCTCAGCGCCTTCTGA
- a CDS encoding VOC family protein: protein MKMIWVLAADDTGTLGRFYSDLFQARFMPGMGDHHCVVEFGDGTRLEIYRPSRKRPFPTRGRALAPCLRLDPSLDPLPELRRLLSTALECGGSLLEDARVEAFGAEAWIQDPEGNPLLLLAPVVSADSMS, encoded by the coding sequence ATGAAGATGATCTGGGTTCTTGCCGCTGATGACACCGGCACCCTTGGCCGCTTCTACAGCGATTTGTTCCAAGCCAGGTTCATGCCTGGAATGGGAGACCACCACTGCGTTGTTGAGTTTGGCGATGGAACCCGCCTTGAGATCTACAGGCCCTCTCGCAAGCGCCCTTTCCCCACACGTGGGCGGGCGTTGGCCCCTTGTTTGCGTCTTGATCCATCGCTGGATCCTTTGCCTGAGCTTCGACGTCTTCTCAGCACAGCTCTTGAATGTGGTGGATCGCTTCTGGAAGACGCGAGGGTCGAAGCCTTCGGTGCCGAGGCCTGGATCCAGGATCCAGAGGGCAATCCACTTTTGTTGCTGGCTCCCGTGGTCTCTGCTGATTCGATGTCATGA
- a CDS encoding uracil-DNA glycosylase, which translates to MTGSSLKDCSTCTACELASNRQTVVISRGNPDADVMLIGEAPGAQEDVQGIPFVGRSGRALDQLLQEVDLDPSRDLYICNAIKCRPPKNRRPKKAELASCRSWLDLQLAAVDPKVIVLTGATAVEAILGIKGGMTQLRGQWQSWNGRSVMPIFHPSYLLRNPSKAAGAPLDLTRQDLTAVRRRLCER; encoded by the coding sequence ATGACCGGTTCAAGCCTGAAGGATTGCTCCACCTGCACGGCCTGTGAACTCGCCTCCAACCGACAGACGGTTGTGATCAGTCGCGGCAATCCAGATGCCGATGTGATGCTGATTGGCGAAGCGCCAGGAGCGCAGGAGGATGTTCAGGGCATTCCGTTTGTGGGTCGCTCCGGTCGAGCCCTTGACCAATTGCTGCAGGAGGTGGACCTGGATCCATCCCGTGACCTTTACATCTGCAATGCCATCAAGTGCAGGCCACCCAAGAACCGGCGACCGAAGAAAGCCGAGCTGGCCTCCTGCCGTTCATGGCTTGATCTGCAACTGGCTGCCGTTGACCCCAAGGTGATTGTGTTGACGGGAGCCACGGCTGTGGAGGCGATCCTGGGGATCAAGGGCGGCATGACCCAGTTGCGAGGCCAGTGGCAGAGCTGGAATGGACGCTCCGTGATGCCGATATTTCACCCGTCGTATCTGCTGAGGAATCCCTCCAAGGCAGCGGGTGCTCCCCTCGACCTCACCAGACAGGATCTAACCGCGGTTAGGCGCAGGCTGTGCGAACGTTGA
- the ispG gene encoding (E)-4-hydroxy-3-methylbut-2-enyl-diphosphate synthase, with product MTALDRRYDTKIHRRVTRTVMVGDVPIGSEHPVVVQSMINEDTLDIDGSVAGILRLVEAGCEIVRVTTPSIGHAKAMAKIRAALREQGCMVPLVADVHHNGIKIALEVAKHVDKVRINPGLFVFDKPDPDRQEFSADEFAAIGKRIRETFEPLVTLLRDQNKALRIGVNHGSLAERMLFTYGDTPEGMVESAMEFVRICHELDFHNIVISMKASRAPVMLAAYRLMADTMDKEGFNYPLHLGVTEAGDGDYGRIKSTAGIATLLADGLGDTLRVSLTEAPEKEIPVCYSILQSLGLRKTMVEYVACPSCGRTLFNLEEVLHKVRDATQHLQGLDIAVMGCIVNGPGEMADADYGYVGKGPGTIALYRGREEIRKVPEAEGVEALIQLIKEDGRWVEPA from the coding sequence ATGACTGCCCTGGATCGGCGTTACGACACCAAGATCCACCGCCGTGTCACCCGCACCGTGATGGTGGGTGATGTGCCGATCGGCAGTGAACACCCCGTCGTTGTTCAGTCGATGATCAACGAGGACACTCTTGACATTGATGGTTCCGTGGCGGGGATCCTCCGGCTTGTGGAAGCCGGCTGCGAAATCGTTCGGGTGACCACCCCTTCAATTGGTCATGCCAAGGCCATGGCCAAGATCAGGGCTGCGCTGCGGGAGCAGGGCTGCATGGTTCCCCTGGTGGCGGACGTTCACCACAACGGCATCAAGATCGCCCTGGAAGTTGCCAAGCACGTCGACAAAGTTCGAATCAATCCAGGTCTGTTCGTTTTCGACAAACCAGATCCGGATCGGCAGGAGTTCAGCGCAGACGAATTTGCCGCCATCGGCAAGCGCATCCGGGAAACGTTTGAGCCTTTGGTGACCCTGCTGCGGGATCAGAACAAAGCACTGAGGATCGGTGTGAACCATGGCTCTCTGGCGGAGCGGATGCTGTTCACCTATGGCGATACCCCCGAGGGGATGGTCGAATCAGCCATGGAATTTGTGCGGATCTGCCATGAACTTGATTTCCACAACATCGTGATTTCGATGAAGGCCTCTCGGGCTCCGGTGATGCTGGCGGCCTATCGGTTGATGGCCGACACGATGGACAAGGAGGGCTTCAACTATCCCCTGCACTTGGGCGTGACAGAGGCAGGCGATGGTGATTACGGCCGGATCAAAAGCACAGCAGGCATCGCCACGCTTCTTGCCGATGGTCTGGGCGACACCCTTCGGGTTTCCTTGACGGAGGCTCCTGAAAAGGAAATTCCTGTTTGCTATTCGATCCTCCAGTCGTTGGGTCTACGCAAAACCATGGTTGAGTACGTCGCTTGTCCGAGCTGCGGGCGCACCTTGTTCAACCTGGAAGAAGTGCTCCACAAAGTGCGGGATGCCACCCAGCATCTGCAGGGTCTTGATATCGCCGTAATGGGATGCATCGTCAATGGCCCTGGAGAGATGGCTGACGCGGATTACGGCTATGTGGGCAAAGGACCAGGAACCATCGCTCTTTACCGAGGGCGCGAAGAAATCCGCAAGGTTCCTGAAGCGGAAGGCGTCGAAGCCTTGATCCAGTTGATCAAAGAGGACGGGCGTTGGGTGGAACCCGCCTGA
- a CDS encoding S41 family peptidase, giving the protein MVRSQRLRSVVRSTPLLLMLAVGGVATAIGISSPGLSLPSASGGSIRDSPKEVIDQVWQIVYRDYLDSTGSYDETGWRQLRSNLLSKSYAGSAESYEAIRGMLASLEDPYTRFLDPKEFKEMQIDTSGELMGVGIQLSLDKDSKELIVVSPIEGTPASRAGVQPKDVIVSIDGASTKGMTTEDAVKLIRGPEGTDVVLGLRRQGQVLNVPLKRARIEIHAVKSALNTAPNGRKVGYIRLKQFNANASREMRQAIKVLESQGAEGYVLDLRSNPGGLLEASVDIARQWLNEGTIVSTRTREGIRDVRRATGSAITDKPLVVLIDQGSASASEILSGALQDNSRAQLIGQKTFGKGLVQAVRGLADGSGLTVTIAKYLTPKGTDIHKNGIQPDIEVAMSEREIKNFSIDDLGTQKDSQYRTAEKTLVKQLRRAQAGTTFQPGKTNLSYALP; this is encoded by the coding sequence ATGGTCCGGAGTCAACGCTTGCGTTCCGTTGTTCGATCGACTCCGTTGCTTTTGATGCTTGCTGTTGGAGGTGTCGCAACCGCCATTGGCATCAGCTCTCCGGGGCTTTCCCTTCCCTCAGCCTCCGGCGGCTCGATTCGTGATAGCCCCAAAGAGGTCATCGATCAGGTCTGGCAAATCGTCTATCGCGATTACTTGGATTCCACGGGCTCCTACGACGAGACGGGGTGGCGCCAATTGCGCAGCAATCTGCTGAGCAAGTCCTACGCGGGCAGCGCAGAGTCTTACGAGGCGATTCGCGGCATGTTGGCGAGCCTCGAAGACCCTTACACGCGTTTTCTTGATCCGAAGGAGTTCAAGGAGATGCAGATTGACACCTCAGGTGAGCTGATGGGTGTGGGGATCCAGCTCAGTCTCGACAAGGACAGCAAGGAGTTGATCGTTGTCTCCCCCATTGAGGGGACGCCTGCCTCCCGTGCCGGGGTTCAGCCCAAGGATGTGATCGTTTCGATTGATGGGGCTTCCACGAAGGGGATGACCACCGAGGACGCTGTGAAGTTGATCCGTGGTCCGGAGGGAACCGACGTTGTGCTGGGACTCAGGCGTCAGGGCCAGGTTTTGAATGTGCCGCTGAAACGGGCACGCATCGAGATTCACGCTGTGAAGTCCGCACTCAACACGGCACCCAATGGGCGGAAGGTGGGCTACATCAGGCTGAAGCAGTTCAATGCCAACGCATCTCGAGAGATGCGTCAGGCCATCAAAGTTCTGGAGTCTCAAGGCGCTGAGGGGTATGTGCTCGATTTGCGCAGTAATCCTGGCGGGCTGCTTGAGGCCAGTGTCGACATCGCGCGTCAGTGGCTGAACGAGGGCACCATCGTCAGCACCCGCACTCGGGAAGGGATTCGCGATGTTAGGCGTGCGACTGGGAGTGCGATCACCGACAAACCCTTGGTTGTTCTGATTGATCAGGGGTCTGCAAGTGCCAGTGAAATCCTTTCAGGAGCCCTGCAGGACAATTCCCGTGCTCAGCTCATCGGTCAGAAGACCTTTGGCAAGGGCCTGGTTCAGGCCGTCCGTGGCCTGGCTGATGGATCAGGTCTGACAGTCACTATCGCCAAATATTTGACGCCAAAAGGAACAGACATTCACAAGAACGGAATCCAACCAGATATCGAAGTCGCGATGTCTGAGAGAGAAATAAAAAACTTCTCGATCGATGATTTAGGGACCCAAAAAGACAGTCAGTACAGAACTGCAGAGAAGACCCTGGTGAAGCAGTTGAGAAGAGCACAAGCTGGAACAACGTTCCAGCCGGGCAAAACAAATCTCAGCTATGCCTTGCCGTAA